In the genome of Actinomadura graeca, one region contains:
- a CDS encoding DUF4253 domain-containing protein: MDDLEVRRHLPGNLPQLFTGDGDDPAGRTLSLPLPDGDVVWPDPGYPQRQLLMRPAFWLSDEPVHGDLWGRLRAEHPRSGLWPLLMDETDQPWAAGQIAPEPVAEIGNYAPHAFMYEVWADWAEQAAEEDHGDLAPFGRHCPGPAAPGHPLDDPDALADRHARTLGARGPSLALAAVDRGADALAAVGWQGALNHNEWTAPLAAVVRGWEERFGARVVGMGFNTLELSVAAPPVTTRHAVHVAAEHWAFCPDILFQGPGTLAGYAEEIRGKTWWSFWWD; encoded by the coding sequence ATGGATGACCTAGAGGTCCGGCGGCACCTGCCGGGCAACCTGCCGCAGCTGTTCACCGGCGACGGGGACGACCCCGCCGGGCGGACGCTGTCGCTGCCGCTGCCCGACGGGGACGTGGTGTGGCCCGATCCCGGCTACCCCCAGCGCCAGCTGCTGATGCGGCCCGCGTTCTGGCTCAGCGACGAGCCCGTGCACGGGGACCTGTGGGGCAGGCTCCGCGCCGAGCACCCGCGTTCCGGGCTGTGGCCGCTGCTGATGGACGAGACCGACCAGCCGTGGGCGGCCGGGCAGATCGCCCCCGAGCCGGTGGCCGAGATCGGCAACTACGCCCCCCACGCGTTCATGTACGAGGTGTGGGCCGACTGGGCGGAGCAGGCGGCCGAGGAGGACCACGGCGACCTGGCGCCGTTCGGCCGGCACTGCCCCGGCCCGGCCGCGCCCGGGCATCCGCTCGACGACCCCGACGCCCTGGCCGACCGCCATGCGCGCACGCTCGGCGCCCGCGGGCCCTCGCTCGCCCTCGCCGCCGTGGATCGGGGCGCGGACGCGCTCGCCGCCGTCGGCTGGCAGGGCGCGCTCAACCACAACGAGTGGACGGCGCCGCTCGCCGCCGTCGTCCGCGGCTGGGAGGAGCGCTTCGGCGCCCGCGTGGTGGGGATGGGCTTCAACACGCTGGAGCTCAGCGTCGCCGCGCCGCCGGTGACGACGCGGCACGCCGTCCACGTCGCCGCCGAGCACTGGGCGTTCTGCCCCGACATCCTCTTCCAGGGCCCCGGCACCCTCGCCGGCTACGCCGAGGAGATCCGCGGCAAGACCTGGTGGTCGTTCTGGTGGGACTGA
- a CDS encoding ATP-binding protein, whose protein sequence is MILAHAPESSAAAREFVRKAAVDWIIDFDDPLTVVGELVGNAVVHTRGESIVVRAYELPAWYVVEVWDYSSRMPERRTPDLGWESGRGLVVVAELAGDWGVRRLPAGGKAVFARWAR, encoded by the coding sequence GTGATCCTCGCTCATGCGCCGGAAAGCAGCGCGGCGGCTCGGGAGTTCGTCCGGAAGGCTGCGGTTGATTGGATCATTGATTTCGATGATCCCCTTACCGTCGTAGGTGAGCTGGTCGGGAACGCCGTGGTGCACACGCGGGGCGAGTCGATCGTGGTCAGGGCTTACGAGTTGCCTGCCTGGTATGTGGTGGAGGTCTGGGATTACTCCTCCCGGATGCCTGAGCGCCGGACGCCGGATCTGGGCTGGGAGTCGGGGCGCGGGCTGGTGGTGGTGGCGGAGCTGGCGGGCGACTGGGGTGTGCGGCGGTTACCCGCTGGTGGCAAGGCGGTCTTCGCGAGGTGGGCGCGGTGA
- a CDS encoding sensor histidine kinase encodes MNEATRRGTEALRRSGDATRYLVGGLGTGLPALLAIGPVLVFLALLAFTLPWLPDAVKPLRALAGMERRRAARRLGREIPEPYGTADVKPEDARRLLRSPALWRDVAWTLAHGFTALVAAVLAVGLWPAIPFSFSLPLWWWAAPEGSQSAFVTLDSWPKALTLPFLQVALDAFLLLWLVPRLARWQALLAEALLRPTRRTSLTERVEQLTETRAGALEAHGAELRRIERDLHDGTQAQLVAAALRLGLADRRFDADPDAARALFLEARDGVEEALTDLRTVIRGIYPPILSDRGLAGAVRALAAGRPIPVETDLTDARAPAAVEAAAYFVVAEALTNVAKHSGASRAWVTVRRDGALLRIVVRDDGKGGADAGRGSGLAGIRRRVAALDGATRVDSPDGGGTTLEVDLPCGS; translated from the coding sequence ATGAACGAGGCGACGAGACGCGGTACCGAGGCCCTGAGACGCAGCGGGGACGCGACCCGCTACCTGGTGGGAGGGCTCGGCACCGGCCTGCCCGCCCTGCTGGCGATCGGGCCCGTCCTGGTGTTCCTGGCGCTGCTGGCGTTCACCCTGCCGTGGCTGCCGGACGCGGTGAAGCCGCTCCGCGCGCTCGCCGGGATGGAGCGGCGCCGGGCTGCGCGGCGGCTGGGCCGCGAGATCCCCGAGCCCTACGGGACGGCGGACGTCAAGCCGGAGGATGCGCGCCGGCTCCTGAGGTCCCCGGCCCTGTGGCGGGACGTGGCGTGGACGCTCGCGCACGGGTTCACCGCGCTGGTGGCGGCCGTCCTCGCGGTGGGCCTGTGGCCGGCGATCCCGTTCTCGTTCTCCCTGCCGCTGTGGTGGTGGGCCGCGCCGGAGGGGTCCCAGTCGGCGTTCGTGACGCTGGACAGCTGGCCCAAGGCGCTGACGCTTCCGTTCCTGCAAGTGGCCCTGGACGCGTTCCTCCTGCTGTGGCTCGTGCCGCGGCTCGCCCGCTGGCAGGCGCTCCTCGCCGAGGCGCTGCTGCGCCCCACCCGCCGCACCAGCCTCACCGAGCGGGTCGAGCAGCTGACCGAGACCCGCGCCGGGGCGTTGGAGGCGCACGGCGCCGAGCTGCGCCGCATCGAGCGGGACCTGCACGACGGGACGCAGGCGCAGCTCGTCGCGGCGGCGCTGCGGCTCGGGCTCGCCGACCGCCGTTTCGACGCCGACCCCGACGCGGCGCGGGCGCTGTTCCTGGAGGCCCGGGACGGCGTGGAGGAGGCCCTCACCGACCTGCGGACGGTGATCCGCGGGATCTACCCCCCGATCCTGTCCGACCGGGGCCTGGCCGGGGCGGTGCGGGCGCTGGCGGCGGGGCGGCCGATCCCCGTCGAGACGGACCTCACGGACGCGCGGGCGCCCGCCGCCGTGGAGGCCGCCGCCTACTTCGTCGTCGCCGAGGCCCTCACCAACGTCGCCAAGCACAGCGGCGCCTCCCGCGCGTGGGTGACCGTCCGCCGGGACGGGGCGCTGCTGAGGATCGTGGTGCGCGATGATGGCAAGGGCGGGGCCGACGCCGGCCGCGGCAGCGGCCTCGCGGGCATCCGCCGCCGGGTGGCCGCGCTCGACGGCGCCACCCGCGTCGACAGCCCCGACGGGGGAGGCACGACCCTGGAGGTGGACCTGCCGTGCGGATCGTGA
- a CDS encoding 2-keto-4-pentenoate hydratase has translation MTDPSSSDPEGGSGAIDAAAGRLLGAHASGVPCEPVRDLITTADEAYAVQDRLTARWLRDGRRLTGRKIGLTSAAVQDQLGVASPDFGMLFADMAVPDGAEIPPGAVLQPRAEAEVALVLDGDLPHERHTVADLIRATAFALPAIEIVGSRVRDWDITLADTVADNASSGMYVLGARPVPLADVDLRLCGMVLERRGEQLSTGNGAACLGHPLNAALWLADTLARLGRPLRAGDTVLTGALGPVVPAAPGDVFEARIDGLGDVRVAFGKEES, from the coding sequence GTGACCGATCCTTCCAGCAGTGACCCCGAGGGCGGCTCCGGCGCCATCGACGCCGCCGCCGGGCGCCTCCTCGGCGCCCACGCCTCGGGCGTGCCGTGCGAGCCCGTGCGCGACCTGATCACCACCGCGGACGAGGCGTACGCCGTCCAGGACCGGCTGACCGCCCGCTGGCTGCGCGACGGCCGCCGCCTCACCGGCCGCAAGATCGGCCTGACGTCCGCGGCTGTGCAGGACCAGCTCGGCGTCGCCAGCCCCGACTTCGGGATGCTGTTCGCCGACATGGCCGTCCCGGACGGCGCGGAGATCCCGCCCGGCGCCGTCCTGCAGCCCCGCGCCGAGGCCGAGGTCGCGCTCGTCCTGGACGGCGACCTGCCCCACGAGCGGCACACCGTCGCCGACCTGATCCGCGCGACCGCGTTCGCGCTGCCCGCCATCGAGATCGTCGGCAGCCGTGTCCGCGACTGGGACATCACCCTCGCCGACACCGTCGCCGACAACGCCTCGTCGGGCATGTACGTCCTCGGCGCCCGGCCCGTCCCGCTCGCCGACGTGGACCTGCGGCTGTGCGGGATGGTGCTGGAGCGCCGCGGCGAGCAGCTGTCCACCGGCAACGGCGCCGCCTGCCTCGGCCATCCGCTGAACGCCGCGCTGTGGCTCGCCGACACGCTCGCCCGGCTCGGCCGCCCGCTGCGCGCGGGCGACACCGTGCTCACCGGCGCGCTCGGGCCGGTGGTGCCCGCCGCCCCCGGCGACGTGTTCGAGGCGCGCATCGACGGCCTCGGCGACGTCCGCGTCGCCTTCGGCAAGGAGGAGTCCTGA
- a CDS encoding 2-keto-4-pentenoate hydratase, with protein MVDVGDLAARLDEAARDGRAIDPLTGASPFDVATAYAVQRAVIERRRRRGERLAGVKMGFTSRAKMIQMGVDDVIWGLLTDAMLAGSSVDLSALIHPRIEPEIAYLIGREVRSVAEVESAVAGVAVGFEVLDSRYRDFKFTLPDVIADNASAARFGFGTWHPPRALPNAGLLMEIDGRPVQTGSSAAILGDPARSLRAAARLALGAGMRLEPGWVVLAGAATAAVPLPKDAHVRVTGAGLGSVEVTT; from the coding sequence ATGGTGGACGTGGGGGACCTGGCGGCGAGGCTCGACGAGGCCGCGCGGGACGGGCGGGCGATCGACCCGCTGACCGGCGCGTCCCCGTTCGACGTCGCCACCGCCTACGCCGTCCAGCGCGCGGTCATCGAGCGGCGCCGCCGTCGCGGGGAGCGCCTCGCGGGCGTCAAGATGGGCTTCACCAGCCGCGCCAAGATGATCCAGATGGGCGTGGACGACGTCATCTGGGGACTGCTCACCGACGCGATGCTCGCCGGGTCGTCGGTCGACCTGTCCGCCCTCATCCATCCGCGGATCGAGCCGGAGATCGCCTACCTCATCGGCCGGGAGGTCCGCTCCGTCGCCGAGGTGGAGTCGGCCGTGGCGGGCGTCGCCGTCGGGTTCGAGGTGCTCGACTCCCGCTACCGGGACTTCAAGTTCACGCTCCCGGACGTGATCGCCGACAACGCGTCCGCCGCCCGGTTCGGCTTCGGGACCTGGCACCCGCCGCGTGCGCTGCCCAACGCCGGTCTGCTGATGGAGATCGACGGGCGTCCGGTGCAGACCGGCTCGTCCGCCGCGATCCTCGGCGACCCGGCGCGGTCGCTGCGCGCGGCGGCGCGGCTCGCGCTCGGCGCCGGGATGAGGCTCGAACCCGGCTGGGTGGTGTTGGCCGGCGCCGCGACCGCGGCCGTCCCGCTGCCCAAGGACGCGCACGTCCGCGTCACCGGCGCGGGACTCGGCTCGGTGGAGGTGACGACCTGA
- a CDS encoding tetratricopeptide repeat protein, producing MSSATNHVSQVQRALKDAPKSALGGAASELTNQAALVFYDAGNLTAAEQMGSLSLDYAVHGADREGQARAYDGLSRISLYRGDFSRAASYARQGLKVPDVSYSQRATLFMRLGRALALISHQEANARTALDDARTVTGLSPFTEAALIGDVGIGLGNLRRYREAGTLLGEAAECIGEWSPLFQAQYLGRQVQAALRGRNPELAANHMDKLARAVPFVESARVNTRVQEILATSTRWLAVSEIRNARDHLKSVGCR from the coding sequence GTGTCGAGCGCCACCAACCATGTCAGCCAAGTGCAGCGTGCACTGAAGGACGCGCCAAAGTCCGCCTTGGGTGGCGCCGCTTCTGAACTGACCAATCAGGCAGCGCTGGTGTTTTACGATGCAGGCAACCTGACAGCGGCCGAACAAATGGGAAGCCTCTCCCTGGACTATGCCGTCCATGGCGCCGACCGCGAAGGGCAAGCACGTGCTTATGACGGTCTAAGTCGTATCAGCCTCTACAGAGGCGACTTCAGTCGAGCAGCGAGCTACGCACGGCAAGGGCTGAAAGTCCCTGACGTTTCATACAGCCAACGAGCCACCTTGTTCATGCGACTAGGCCGCGCGCTTGCACTCATATCCCACCAGGAGGCCAACGCCCGTACTGCTCTGGACGACGCCCGTACAGTGACCGGTCTGTCGCCCTTTACCGAAGCCGCGCTTATCGGCGACGTCGGTATCGGCCTAGGAAATCTTCGTCGCTACAGAGAGGCCGGAACGCTCCTAGGCGAGGCGGCCGAGTGCATCGGCGAATGGTCACCTCTGTTTCAGGCACAGTACCTTGGGCGCCAGGTACAAGCAGCACTACGAGGTAGAAACCCAGAGCTTGCCGCCAACCATATGGACAAGCTCGCGCGAGCGGTCCCGTTCGTGGAGTCGGCAAGGGTGAACACGCGTGTGCAAGAGATCTTGGCGACCTCCACCAGATGGCTAGCGGTGTCTGAGATTCGTAACGCTCGGGATCACCTCAAGTCCGTGGGCTGCCGTTAA
- a CDS encoding alpha/beta hydrolase yields the protein METVDLDDWPGRGLSDEELDVAYNVRRKAGPELFERHMGRYRAESARAVDGLPGHPGIVYDEASGERLDVWGAGGPDLRPAFVFLHGGYWMALSRHESSFMARALHGQGVATVVPDYTLAPEATLEEIVRQVRAAVAWVHRHGRGHGLDPDRIVVGGSSAGGHLTGMTMVGGWQAPLGLPEDVVKAAMPFSGLFDLRPLTRVYVNQVVGLDLPRAAALSPALLPAPRRCPAVIAVAEHDGAGFLAQSRRFAPHWDAAGPLVVPDRDHFDVVLDLADPGSAVFRALLALIGPRH from the coding sequence GTGGAGACCGTCGACCTGGACGACTGGCCCGGCCGTGGGCTCAGCGACGAGGAGCTGGACGTCGCCTACAACGTGCGCCGCAAGGCCGGGCCCGAGCTGTTCGAGCGGCACATGGGGCGGTACCGCGCCGAGTCCGCGCGGGCCGTCGACGGGCTGCCCGGTCACCCCGGGATCGTGTACGACGAGGCGAGCGGCGAGCGCCTGGACGTGTGGGGCGCCGGCGGGCCGGACCTCCGGCCCGCGTTCGTGTTCCTCCACGGCGGCTACTGGATGGCGCTGTCGCGGCACGAGTCGTCCTTCATGGCCCGCGCACTGCACGGGCAGGGCGTCGCGACCGTCGTGCCCGACTACACCCTCGCGCCCGAGGCCACGCTGGAGGAGATCGTCCGGCAGGTGCGGGCGGCGGTCGCGTGGGTCCACCGGCACGGCCGCGGGCACGGGCTCGACCCGGACCGCATCGTCGTCGGCGGGAGCTCGGCGGGCGGCCACCTGACCGGGATGACGATGGTCGGGGGATGGCAGGCGCCGCTCGGGCTCCCCGAGGACGTCGTCAAGGCGGCGATGCCCTTCAGCGGGCTCTTCGACCTGCGCCCGCTGACGCGCGTGTACGTCAACCAGGTGGTGGGGCTCGACCTACCCCGCGCCGCCGCGCTGAGCCCGGCGCTGCTCCCCGCGCCGCGCCGCTGCCCCGCCGTGATCGCCGTCGCCGAGCACGACGGCGCCGGGTTCCTGGCGCAGTCACGGCGGTTCGCGCCGCACTGGGACGCGGCCGGACCGCTGGTCGTGCCGGATCGCGACCACTTCGACGTCGTCCTGGACCTCGCCGACCCCGGCTCGGCGGTCTTCCGCGCCCTGCTCGCGCTCATCGGCCCGCGGCATTGA
- a CDS encoding LysR substrate-binding domain-containing protein — protein sequence MRAIDLLNGRLKLRHLVLVAAIADQGSVLRAAEHLHLAQPAVTRSLREVETLLGVELFVRGPRGVTPTMFGEAFLEHARAVLAELRRAGERISGLADGEVGTVTIGTLLAGSNVLLPRAIAALKEDRPGITVIVQEATFDAQVPRLLDGEIDLILGRLNPIGDLRGLRQVTLYGEPVRLVARHGHPARTRRGLSLADLLDYPWVLPLEQTALRAELEQLFRAEGLVPPGNLVECTSVLTVRTLVRDTDMIAALPELVARTDAGIAPLPVPLEAVRRQVGVTLPAHRSPTPSARLMLDHLRREAAEIRDLVAG from the coding sequence ATGCGCGCGATCGACCTGCTCAACGGGCGGCTGAAGCTGCGGCACCTCGTCCTGGTCGCGGCCATCGCCGACCAGGGCAGCGTCCTGCGGGCGGCCGAGCACCTGCACCTGGCCCAGCCCGCGGTGACCCGCAGCCTGCGCGAGGTCGAGACCCTGCTCGGCGTGGAGCTGTTCGTCCGCGGCCCGCGCGGGGTGACGCCGACGATGTTCGGCGAGGCGTTCCTGGAGCACGCCCGCGCCGTCCTGGCCGAGCTGCGCCGCGCGGGCGAGCGGATCTCCGGCCTCGCGGACGGCGAGGTCGGCACCGTCACGATCGGCACGCTCCTCGCCGGGTCCAACGTGCTGCTGCCCCGCGCCATCGCCGCGCTCAAGGAGGACCGCCCCGGCATCACCGTGATCGTCCAGGAGGCGACGTTCGACGCGCAGGTCCCGCGCCTGCTGGACGGGGAGATCGACCTCATCCTCGGGCGTCTCAACCCGATCGGCGACCTGCGGGGCCTGCGCCAGGTCACCCTCTACGGCGAGCCCGTCCGCCTCGTCGCCCGGCACGGCCATCCGGCGCGGACGCGGCGGGGCCTGAGCCTCGCGGACCTGCTCGACTACCCCTGGGTGCTGCCCCTGGAGCAGACGGCGCTGCGCGCGGAGCTGGAGCAGCTCTTCCGCGCCGAGGGGCTCGTCCCGCCGGGGAACCTGGTCGAGTGCACGTCGGTGCTGACCGTCCGCACCCTGGTCCGCGACACCGACATGATCGCCGCGCTGCCCGAGCTGGTCGCGCGGACCGACGCGGGCATCGCGCCCCTGCCGGTGCCGCTGGAGGCCGTCCGCCGGCAGGTGGGCGTCACGCTGCCCGCGCACCGCTCCCCGACCCCGTCCGCCCGGCTGATGCTCGACCATCTGCGGCGCGAGGCCGCCGAGATCCGCGATCTGGTCGCCGGCTGA
- a CDS encoding LuxR C-terminal-related transcriptional regulator produces MRIVIAEDNVLLREGLVLLLTSDGHEVVAVADSGPDVLPALLEHRPDAAVLDVRLPPGFRDEGLRAAVEARKQLPGLPLLVLSQYVEETYAAELLAGGAGGVGYLLKDRVSRVDEFLDALARVAAGGTALDPEVVSQLMTARRDPLRALTPREREVLGLMAQGLDNATIATTLVITERSVSKHIGAVFAKLGLPPSDSGHRRVLAVLAYLNS; encoded by the coding sequence GTGCGGATCGTGATCGCCGAGGACAACGTCCTGCTGCGCGAGGGCCTGGTCCTCCTGCTGACCTCGGACGGGCACGAGGTCGTGGCGGTGGCCGACAGCGGGCCCGACGTGCTGCCGGCGCTGCTGGAGCACCGGCCCGACGCCGCCGTCCTCGACGTCCGGCTGCCGCCCGGGTTCCGCGACGAGGGGCTCCGCGCCGCCGTCGAGGCCCGCAAGCAGCTGCCGGGGCTGCCGCTGCTGGTCCTGTCGCAGTACGTCGAGGAGACCTACGCCGCCGAGCTGCTCGCCGGGGGAGCGGGAGGCGTCGGCTACCTGCTCAAGGACCGCGTGAGCCGCGTCGACGAGTTCCTGGACGCCCTCGCACGCGTCGCCGCGGGCGGCACGGCGCTGGACCCCGAGGTCGTGTCCCAGCTGATGACCGCCCGGCGCGACCCGCTGCGGGCGCTCACCCCCCGCGAGCGGGAGGTGCTCGGGCTGATGGCGCAGGGCCTCGACAACGCCACCATCGCCACCACACTGGTGATCACCGAGCGGTCGGTCAGCAAGCACATCGGCGCGGTGTTCGCCAAGCTCGGCCTGCCGCCGAGCGACAGCGGCCACCGCCGCGTCCTCGCCGTCCTGGCCTACCTCAACTCCTGA
- a CDS encoding 2-hydroxymuconic semialdehyde dehydrogenase, with translation MKAEHYVGGIFRSDGPAFPLLAPADGSELGTVPEATREVVDDAVTAARAALDGAWGATGAEERSAALRRIAGGIQARFEEFVDAEVADTGKPRELASTVDVPRAIGNFRAYAELLYGRPERAYTTQVPGWSAGTGQALNYTVRRPLGVVAVISPWNLPLLLLTWKVAPALAAGNAVVAKPSEETPSTATLLAQVIDQAGLPSGAFNLVHGHGAGAAGEFLTGHPGVDAIAFTGESATGAAIMRNAADHVTPVSFELGGKNPALVFADADLDAAVEGTVRSSFTHSGQICLCTERVYVERPVFGEFTARLAERARALEDYGPMISAEHREKVLSYYRLAREEGAEVLAGGGVPAFGDARDGGFHVEPTVLTGLPETARTVREEIFGPVCHVAPFDTEDEALRLANDSPYGLAATLWTRDLSRAHRVAPRVQTGIVWVNCWNLRDLRTPFGGVKASGIGREGGEYSLDFFSEPVNVCIQI, from the coding sequence ATGAAGGCTGAGCACTACGTCGGCGGGATCTTCCGTTCGGACGGTCCGGCCTTCCCCCTCCTCGCGCCCGCGGACGGCTCCGAGCTGGGCACCGTCCCCGAGGCCACCCGCGAGGTCGTCGACGACGCCGTGACCGCCGCCCGGGCCGCGCTCGACGGCGCGTGGGGCGCGACCGGCGCCGAGGAGCGGTCCGCCGCCCTGCGCCGGATCGCCGGCGGCATCCAGGCGCGGTTCGAGGAGTTCGTCGACGCGGAGGTCGCCGACACCGGCAAGCCCCGCGAGCTGGCCTCCACCGTCGACGTCCCCCGCGCCATCGGCAACTTCCGCGCCTACGCCGAGCTGCTGTACGGGCGCCCCGAGCGGGCCTACACCACGCAGGTCCCGGGCTGGAGCGCCGGGACGGGGCAGGCGCTCAACTACACCGTCCGCCGCCCCCTCGGCGTGGTCGCGGTCATCTCGCCGTGGAACCTGCCGCTGCTGCTGCTGACCTGGAAGGTCGCCCCGGCGCTCGCGGCCGGGAACGCGGTCGTCGCCAAGCCCTCGGAGGAGACGCCCTCGACCGCGACGCTGCTCGCCCAGGTGATCGACCAGGCCGGGCTGCCGTCCGGCGCGTTCAACCTGGTGCACGGGCACGGCGCCGGCGCGGCCGGCGAGTTCCTCACCGGGCACCCCGGCGTGGACGCCATCGCGTTCACCGGCGAGTCGGCCACCGGCGCGGCCATCATGCGCAACGCCGCCGACCACGTCACCCCCGTCTCGTTCGAGCTGGGCGGCAAGAACCCCGCGCTGGTGTTCGCCGACGCCGACCTCGACGCGGCCGTGGAGGGCACCGTCCGCTCCTCGTTCACCCACTCCGGGCAGATCTGCCTGTGCACCGAGCGCGTCTACGTCGAGCGGCCCGTGTTCGGGGAGTTCACCGCCAGGCTCGCCGAGCGGGCGCGGGCGCTGGAGGACTACGGCCCGATGATCTCGGCAGAGCACCGCGAGAAGGTCCTGTCCTACTACCGGCTCGCCCGCGAGGAGGGCGCCGAGGTCCTGGCGGGCGGCGGCGTCCCGGCCTTCGGGGACGCCCGCGACGGCGGATTCCACGTCGAGCCCACCGTGCTCACCGGGCTGCCCGAGACGGCCCGGACCGTCCGCGAGGAGATCTTCGGGCCGGTCTGCCACGTCGCCCCCTTCGACACCGAGGACGAGGCGCTGCGGCTCGCCAACGACAGCCCCTACGGCCTGGCGGCCACCCTCTGGACCCGCGACCTGTCCCGGGCGCACCGGGTCGCGCCGCGCGTGCAGACCGGGATCGTCTGGGTGAACTGCTGGAACCTGCGGGACCTGCGGACCCCGTTCGGCGGCGTCAAGGCGTCCGGCATCGGGCGCGAGGGGGGAGAGTACTCCCTGGACTTCTTCTCCGAACCCGTCAACGTGTGCATCCAGATCTGA
- a CDS encoding RidA family protein → MGRGEAAGGAITVAGKARPRGRFPHVKRAGDLVFVSGTSSRRPDGTFAGAAADAMGVTDLDIRAQTRAVIENIADLLEAAGGGLADLVNVTAYLVSMNDFGGYNEVYGEFFDEDGPARTTVAVHQLPHPHLLIEIACVAHIPGARTTGKETGA, encoded by the coding sequence ATGGGGCGCGGCGAGGCGGCGGGCGGAGCGATCACCGTCGCGGGCAAGGCCCGGCCGCGCGGCCGCTTCCCGCACGTCAAGCGCGCCGGCGACCTGGTGTTCGTGTCCGGGACGAGCTCGCGCCGCCCCGACGGGACGTTCGCCGGCGCCGCCGCCGACGCGATGGGCGTCACCGACCTCGACATCCGGGCGCAGACCCGCGCCGTCATCGAGAACATCGCGGACCTGCTGGAGGCCGCCGGGGGAGGGCTCGCCGACCTCGTCAACGTGACCGCCTACCTGGTCAGCATGAACGACTTCGGCGGTTACAACGAGGTCTACGGGGAGTTCTTCGACGAGGACGGCCCCGCCCGGACCACCGTCGCCGTCCACCAGCTCCCGCATCCGCACCTGCTCATCGAGATCGCGTGCGTGGCCCACATCCCCGGCGCCCGCACCACCGGAAAGGAGACCGGGGCATGA